The following nucleotide sequence is from Saimiri boliviensis isolate mSaiBol1 chromosome 6, mSaiBol1.pri, whole genome shotgun sequence.
aatacaaaaaattagctgggcatggtggcacgtgcctgtaatcccagctactcaggaggctgaggcaggagaattgcctgaacccaggaggcggaggttgcagtgagccgagatcatgccattgcactccagcctgggtaacaagagcaaaactccacctcaaaaaaaaaaaaagataatgtataaGTTCTATTAAATTAattgaatatgtattttaattttttcacttcATAAACTTTGGAAGCACCAGCTGATTCTTCATATCAGCAGCCTTTTCTTTCATAATATCTAATTATTTTAGGTCATAATAGTGCTCATTAAATGTTTGGATTAAATACAATTGAATTGAAGTGCCAGATCTCTGTAGTATGTCTGCCATGCAACTCTACTACCctaagattttgtttgtttgtttatttttgtttttttgagacagagtcttgatctgacacctaggctggagtgcagtggtacaatctcggttcactgcaacctccacttcccaggctcaaccattcctcccacttcagcctcctgagtagctggtactacaggtgcataccaccacgtccagctactatgtttgtatttttttgtagagacaaggtttctccatgttgccgaggctggtctctaactcctgggctcgaacaatctgcccacctcagcctcccaaactgctgggattacaggcgtcagcaaCCACGCCCAGTCACTCtgagtttttgagacagatttgaGGACTAACTGAACAGCTAACTTCCCTGGGACATCCAGCATTTTTACCAGAAAAGGATCACCAAGGCTGACGATTTTATAAGGAGCTCAGCTTAAAGGCTTTGGATAGTGCACACCTGCTCCTTGCCAGGGCGTTTGCTCAAGAAGCAGAGTGTTCTGGACTAGATAGGCAATATACTACAACACAATTCTGATGCTAACCCCCCAAATTAGTTGTCAGATCATACAGGTTAAGAGCATGGTTCCCAACCAGATTACTCTCCCTTTAAATCCCAGCTACAAGTTCAGGGGACCCCAGACCACTCACACTTCTGACAAACTGCGTACAAATCCTAAGGATTCCCATGACCTGCCTCattgataatttgctagaataaCTCACAGAACCTAGGAAAGTGCTATACTTCCTACTTccattttaaagagaataaaatcaggACCAGCTAAATAAAAAGGGCAAGGTCTAGGAAGGTCCCAAACACAGAGCCTCCATATCCTCTCCCCATGGAATTAGAACACATCGCCCCCAGCACTCTCCCACACTCTGCCAGCACATCCATGTGTTCACCAGCCAGGAAGCTCCATCAAGTTTTTATTGATGTATCTTTACATAGGCGTGGTTGATTGAATCATCGGCCACTTGACTGATCTCAATCTCTAGGTTTCCTTCCTGGGGCTGATATCACTAGTTTCAAAGCTGCAATCCTCTTACCATACTGTTAGTCTTAACCAGCACCATCCTGAGTCATCACCATAGCATAAACTCAGGTATGGCCTAAGGGTCCACTGCAGATAACAAAGGTACTTCTATCACTCACGAAATTCCAGGAGGTTAGAAACTCCATCCCAGGACACCAGGACAAAGATGagacaaattatttattatgacCTTGATTCAATTTGGTAACTTAGTCAGATTTGGATCTCTCTTTATCTTGGCCTCAAATAACCATGGAAATACTTTAGGGCATCAGAACAACCCCACACCAGCTAATCCTCTATCTCTCTTCTGCCTTTACAGGTACTTTGGTCCAGTCAAACAAAGGTAGGAGAAATATTTCTCTCTATACTCAGATTCAGAAAATTGATGGAAATTTGGCTTTCTACAACAGTAGTCCTGCAGGAGCGAAGTTTAGAATGAATAAAAGCATGGGGATAGATGGGTGGTGTCTCTATTGTCAACCAAATCAGTGGCCTGTCATAACCTGTTGTGGGCAGCTTTCCTATGGCTCAGCATTTAACTGGTTTCTTACAGAAGAAACAGAACCCTAGTAGCTAGACACATCTCAAACCGTGACCCATGAACCAGCAGGTATTGGTGTCACTTGGGATCCTGACCTCAATCTCTGTCAGTCCTTCTCTTTAGTTCatccattctattcaaagtcatctcATTATCTAGTATGCTGTTAGCAGTTTCTTACCTGTATAGTATCTTCCAAATAACATGCCCCTCAATCCCAAAGTTTTACTCCTACTAATTACAGCaatgtctattttattcttcacCTCCTGATGCAGATATTGACATCACCCGGGAGCATGTGAGCAATGCAGAATCTCCCCTCCCCAGAACTACTAAATAGCAACTAAAATTTTAACAAGATACCCATGTGATTCACATGCACatcaaagtttgagaaacactactCTAATGATCTCCTGGTatgctgaggcagggagaatttcAGAGACAAGATTCTTAATAGAACCATGGCTTTTCCCATTTCAGAAAAACGCTTGCTCACGTTGGAGGACCGTCAAGATGGTTCGGTACTTCTGACTTGTAAAGTGCAAGACAAAAATGTCACATGGTTTAAAGATGGGAAGATAATAAGCTTCCTACCTGCAAGTCAAAAAACATGGAATCTGGGAAGTAATACCAAGGACCCTCGAGGGATGTATCAATGCAAAGGATCAAAGAGCAAGTCAAAACCACTGCAACTGTATTACAGAAGTATGTaatccctttttatttatttgttgtgaaATTAATCAGTATTTGCTGTTCTGGTTGACTTTTTGTCTGGGGTGAAGGTGGAAATAGATGCTCAACAGAGATATTATCATCAGTTCTCTTAATTTCAGCTtgcctcttttaaaatattataagacaGCTCCCTCACCCTATTGAAAAAGTACAGCCAGTACTGTAAAGCTTTGTTTACTTTTGGGTGGGCTCCATGGATTTGAGCAATTCAGCACCTTCTATAAACTGAGTGGAAGGGATTGGGGAGACGGGGCAATCACAAGGTGAGCAGCAGTGAggactggagcacagtggagcATGAAGAGCATCGGGTCTTCCTTCTGTTCCACATACTTCCTGGTAGTTAGACTACATGGGCTTCCCCAGGAATCCTGCGGGACTGAGGAACATCAAGGTGCATTGAGTTTTGGTGCAAGGATCTTCCCTTGCCCTGCCACCCAGAGAGGAAAAGCCAGCTACCCTCCACAGGGGCATTATTGCTTATAGGCAGAAGAAAAAGATACAGGAAGAACAACTTTCACACCCTTAAGGTTTGTCCCTCCTTTTCCCCACAGTGTGTCAGAACTGCATTGAACTAAACGCAGCCACAATATCTGGCTTTGTCTTTGCTGAAatcatcagcattttctttcttgctgttgGGGTCTACTTCATTGCTGGACAGGATGGAGTTCGCCAGTCAAGAGGTAAAAGAATGCTCTTAGATGAGCAATGGGACCACCTGAGCCCCTCAGCTTTCCTCCTACCATTACATACCCAATAGAAGAGACTGAGTTGGCACCTCTTACTAATGTGCGTAGTTGGGTGAGGCTGTATTtctctgagacaggagaaaaggATACTTGGTGTTATCACAGCATGTTCACCTATCTCAAGATACAACTCCCTCTGATTtagcctctgtttttttttaaacctctttattttaagCAAACCCTTATATACAGAAAAGTGACTCACAAGcatacagctaaaaaaaaaaaaaaaaaaaaaaaaaaatcacgaagCAAGCACACCCATGCAGCCAGCACACAATTTAAGAAAGAGAGTATTCCCAGTGCCATCGAAGCACCTCCTGTGGTCACTTCCAGCCACTACCCATCCTCAAGAGTGAGCATTGTCCTGACTTCTAACCAGGATTAACTGTGCTTGTTTATGTAAATGGACTCATATGCTAAGTGTTCTTGTGAgtagcttctttcactcaacaataTGCTTATGTGCTTTATCCATACTCTTGTGTTTATATAATTCTTGTTATTTAGTATTCTATTTTGTGAATATAACCCAATTTATTATGCATTCtaccttgtgtgtgtattttgtttctttttgtgcaGCTTCAGACAAACAGACTCTGTTGCCCAATGACCAGCTCTACCAGGTAAGGGGATGAAGAACCAAAGAGACATTGCTGTAATTAGCGGGGGTAAAACTTTTGAACTGGGGGAGGGGGGCATATTATTTGGAAGATACTATACAGGTAAGAAACAGCTAACAGCATACCAGATGATGAGATCACTTTGGGTGGACCAGGTGAACTAAAGAGAAGGACTGACAGAAACTGAAGTTAGGATCCAGTGAGCACAAGTTGAAGAACACACTGAGAAGGACATGTGAAGGAATTCTCAACAGGCCAGCCATGCACTGTAGACaggctgtggcttatgcctgtaatcccagcacttcgggaagttgaaacaggcagatcatctgaggtcgggagttcaagacaagcctggccaccatgatgaaactctgtctctactaaaaataccaaaaaaaaaaaaaaaaaaaaaaatttaaccggGCACGGtagcatgtgcctacagtcccagctactcaggaggctaaggcaggaggaccacttgaacccaggaggtcgaggttgcagtgagccaagatcacaccactgcacaccagcctgtggaacagagcaagactctgtacaaaaaaaagaaaagaaaagaaataagacagagACTTTATCTCTTGTCCTCTTTCAATCCTCAGGACTATGAAGTACCCACTCCAAATTCTCACATATAAAAAAACATTGAATAAATATGCATCAAATTAATTAATAGAGGATGGAAAAAAATGACCTTATGATTGTGCTGTCCTTTCCAGCCCCTCAAGGATCGAGAAGATGACCAGTACAGCCACCTTCAAGGAAACCAACTGAGGAGGAATTGAGCTCAGGACTCAGAGTAGGTGGGTTCTTCAGCTGCCCTCCCAACTGCTACCAAGTCTATCTCCCTTCCCCAAGCAGCTATAAAGATCAGACTCTGGGGGATCAGGGATTGGGGGGTGTTTTGGGGGGCTCTTTTGTAAAAACTCTGGGGCCATACTGATTGTCTTGGCCTAAGAAAATAAGAATGTGTGTATCTGTAAGTCCTGTCAGGCAGGGCCTCCAAGCCATACAGATGCCGAATATTAATCTTAACCTGTATTAGAATTTCTCATTATCTACACTATTAACATTTCGGGCTAATTAAATATTTGTGATGAGGGGCTAGTCTGTGCATTGTAGGAGCTATGGAAGTATTCCTGGCCTCTCTCCACCACATACCAGTAGATTGTCCAGTGTGACAATCATAAATGTGTCCAGACATTACTAAATGTGTCCGAACATCACCTCCAGGGCAAAATCACTCTTAGTTAAAAACCACTAGCTTATATAAATCTTCCAATTAACAAATCAACCAATCAGAAGTTATGATTCAATTAATCTATCTGAAGATTCTATTAGGAAGACAGGGTTGAAAGCATTATTTGGTATTTTGAACCaattgcaatttttcttttttcaatccaGGTTTTCTTCTTCTATCAAGTTCTCAGAATCAAAGCAATACATTTTGGAAAGCTCCTAGCAGAGAGACCTTCAACCCTAAATCTAGACTCAAGGTTCCCAGAGGTGACAATGGAGAAAAAAGGCCATCAGAGCAAATTTGGGGTATtcgcaaataaaataaaaataaaaacaagtgtgGTGTTTCAGGAGCGCCACCTATTGGGGAAagttgtaaaagaaaaatgaaaagataagtaaCCCCCTCGATTTGAACGTAGTTTTTTGCGTTGTAATTTTTATTTCGTTTTTGTATAGGTCATAATTAACATGGTTCAAATATGCAGTGAAAGATCTCTCTCCACCGCCATCCCCTGCGACCCAGTTGCCCTCTCCAGAGacaaactagttttttttttttttgagacggagttttgctctgtcgcccaggctagagtgcagtggtgcaatcccggctcactgaacctgggttcaagcaattctcctgcctcagcttccccagtaagtagctgagattgcaggcatacaccaccaggcccggctaagcttgttttgaactcctgacctcaggtgatccacccacctcggcctcccaaagtgctgggattacaggtgtgagccaccatgtctggccttaaaactagtttctttttttttttttttttttttttgagacggagtttcgctcttgttacccaggctggagtgcaatggcacgatctcggctcactgcaacctccacctcctgggttcaggcaattctcctgcctcagcctcctgagtagctgggattacaggcacgtgccaccatgcccagctaattttttgtatttttagtagagacggggtttcaccatgttgaccaggatggtctcgatctcttgacctcgtgatccacccgcctcggcctcccaaagtgctgggattacaagcttgagccaccgcgcccggccaaaactagTTTCTTATATATCTCTCTGGAGGTATTCTAGGCATATATGAGcacattttcaaatacatattatCCTACCTCCCCCATCTTTTAGACAAATGATATCAAACTATACATCTTACGAGATTATTGCCTATCATTATATAAAGACCTTCTTTTTTAATGCAGCCATATTGTATAAGTAGACTATGATTCATTTAACCTGCTATCTATCAATGGATATTTAAGTTGGTTCCAATCTTTTGCTCTTACAATTTCTACAATGACTAACATTgcataaatatcattttttaaaaataattgcattgaagcata
It contains:
- the CD3G gene encoding T-cell surface glycoprotein CD3 gamma chain, whose protein sequence is MEQGKGLAGLILALTLLQGTLVQSNKEKRLLTLEDRQDGSVLLTCKVQDKNVTWFKDGKIISFLPASQKTWNLGSNTKDPRGMYQCKGSKSKSKPLQLYYRMCQNCIELNAATISGFVFAEIISIFFLAVGVYFIAGQDGVRQSRASDKQTLLPNDQLYQPLKDREDDQYSHLQGNQLRRN